In a single window of the Aminomonas paucivorans DSM 12260 genome:
- the rplF gene encoding 50S ribosomal protein L6 yields MSRIGRKPIPLPKGVTVTVLDSEVTVKGAKGTLQFRTLPNIQVAVEDSQVLVTRANDDKPVRAAHGMTRAILNNMVVGVSQGFEKQLEIIGVGYRAQMQGKKLVLSLGFSHPVEVDPPAGIELAADGPTKIAVRGVDRQQVGQMAAIIRGYRPPEPYKGKGIRYVGEYVIRKAGKAGSK; encoded by the coding sequence ATGTCTCGAATCGGACGCAAACCCATACCTCTGCCCAAGGGCGTCACGGTGACCGTCCTGGACTCCGAGGTGACGGTGAAGGGGGCGAAGGGGACGCTTCAGTTCCGCACCCTCCCCAACATCCAGGTGGCCGTGGAGGACTCCCAGGTTCTGGTCACCCGGGCGAACGACGACAAGCCCGTTCGGGCCGCCCACGGGATGACCCGGGCGATCCTGAACAACATGGTGGTCGGGGTCAGCCAGGGTTTTGAGAAGCAACTGGAGATCATTGGCGTGGGGTACCGCGCCCAGATGCAGGGGAAGAAGCTGGTCCTTTCCCTGGGGTTCTCCCACCCCGTGGAGGTGGATCCCCCTGCGGGGATCGAGCTGGCCGCGGACGGCCCCACGAAGATTGCCGTCCGGGGCGTCGACCGCCAGCAGGTGGGACAGATGGCGGCCATCATCCGGGGGTATCGCCCCCCGGAGCCCTACAAGGGCAAGGGCATCCGTTACGTGGGTGAGTACGTCATCCGCAAGGCCGGGAAAGCCGGAAGCAAGTAA
- the rpsH gene encoding 30S ribosomal protein S8, with the protein MHLTDPIADMLTRIRNANTVYHEMVDMPLSKMKVEVARILKDEGYIRNYKTITDAKKPVPVLRLFMNYGPNRERVIQGIRRISKPGRRVFVGTEELPKVMGGLGIALVSTSHGMMTDAQARKQGLGGEVVCFVW; encoded by the coding sequence ATGCACCTCACCGATCCCATCGCGGATATGCTCACGCGCATCCGAAACGCCAACACGGTCTACCACGAAATGGTGGACATGCCGTTGTCGAAGATGAAGGTCGAAGTGGCCCGCATCCTGAAGGATGAGGGGTACATCCGCAACTACAAGACCATCACCGACGCGAAGAAGCCCGTACCGGTCCTTCGGCTTTTCATGAACTACGGACCCAACCGGGAACGAGTGATCCAGGGGATCCGGCGGATCAGCAAGCCGGGACGCCGGGTTTTCGTCGGGACGGAAGAACTCCCGAAGGTCATGGGTGGCCTGGGGATCGCGCTGGTCTCCACGTCCCATGGCATGATGACGGACGCTCAGGCCCGCAAGCAGGGGCTGGGCGGCGAAGTCGTCTGCTTCGTCTGGTAG
- a CDS encoding type Z 30S ribosomal protein S14, with protein sequence MSRKCLENKAQMEPKFKVRKYNRCPICGRPRGFLRMFNMCRCCFRSLAREGKIPGVVKSSW encoded by the coding sequence ATGTCCCGAAAGTGTCTGGAGAACAAGGCTCAGATGGAGCCGAAGTTCAAGGTCCGCAAGTACAACCGGTGCCCGATTTGTGGACGGCCCCGGGGTTTCCTGCGGATGTTCAACATGTGCCGTTGCTGTTTCCGCAGCTTGGCCCGCGAGGGAAAGATCCCTGGCGTGGTCAAGTCGAGCTGGTAG
- the rplE gene encoding 50S ribosomal protein L5 encodes MEPRLFGKYKSEAAPRLKTRFQYGNVMEVPRLVKVVLNIGVNEAKLDMKYMEASINELTIISGQRPMMKRAKKSVAGFKVREGMPVACCVTLRGTRMWEFVDRLISMALPRIKDFQGVSNRGFDGRGNYNLGLREQLIFPEIDYDKVIRQRGMNISFVTTAKTDDEAQALLAELGMPFAR; translated from the coding sequence ATGGAACCCCGTCTTTTCGGAAAGTACAAGTCCGAGGCCGCTCCTCGCCTGAAGACCCGCTTCCAGTACGGGAACGTCATGGAAGTGCCCCGGCTTGTGAAGGTGGTCCTCAACATCGGGGTGAACGAGGCCAAGCTGGACATGAAGTACATGGAGGCGAGCATCAACGAGCTGACCATCATCTCCGGTCAGCGTCCCATGATGAAACGCGCCAAGAAATCCGTCGCGGGCTTCAAGGTCCGCGAGGGCATGCCCGTGGCTTGTTGCGTCACCCTGCGCGGTACTCGCATGTGGGAGTTCGTGGATCGGCTCATCAGCATGGCGCTACCGAGGATCAAGGACTTCCAGGGCGTCTCGAATCGGGGCTTCGACGGCCGGGGGAACTACAACCTAGGGCTCCGGGAGCAGCTGATCTTTCCGGAGATCGACTATGACAAGGTCATCCGGCAGAGGGGGATGAACATCTCCTTCGTGACCACAGCGAAGACCGACGACGAGGCCCAGGCGCTCTTGGCGGAGCTTGGAATGCCGTTCGCCCGGTAA
- the rplX gene encoding 50S ribosomal protein L24, which yields MSMRIKTGDRVYVLSGKDRGKEGKVLRRNVGKDLIVVENVNMVTKSVKPTQKNPKGGLVKQEAALHACKVMLVCPSCGKPTRIGRAFLDNGRKVRVCKKCGEVVDKV from the coding sequence ATGTCCATGCGCATCAAGACGGGCGATCGCGTCTACGTCCTTTCGGGCAAGGATCGCGGCAAGGAAGGCAAGGTCCTGCGTCGGAACGTCGGCAAAGACCTGATCGTCGTCGAAAACGTCAACATGGTCACCAAGAGCGTCAAGCCGACCCAGAAGAACCCCAAGGGCGGTCTGGTCAAGCAGGAGGCGGCCCTGCACGCCTGCAAGGTCATGCTGGTTTGCCCCTCTTGCGGGAAACCCACGCGGATCGGCCGGGCTTTCCTGGATAACGGCCGCAAGGTTCGGGTGTGCAAGAAGTGCGGCGAAGTCGTGGATAAGGTCTAG
- the rplN gene encoding 50S ribosomal protein L14, with translation MIQLRTVLNVADNSGAKKVLCIQVRGGSFRKVGSVGDIIVAAVKEAIPNSNISKGDVVKAVIVRTKKEIRRKDGSYVRFDDNAAVIIDNNGDPKGTRIFGPVARELREKRYMRIVSLAPEVV, from the coding sequence GTGATCCAGCTGCGTACGGTGCTCAACGTGGCGGACAACTCGGGAGCGAAGAAGGTCCTGTGCATCCAGGTGCGCGGGGGCAGCTTCCGGAAGGTGGGTTCGGTGGGGGACATAATCGTCGCGGCGGTTAAGGAAGCCATCCCGAACAGCAACATCAGCAAGGGTGACGTCGTCAAGGCGGTCATCGTGCGCACGAAGAAAGAGATCCGCCGCAAGGACGGTTCCTATGTCCGGTTTGACGACAACGCGGCGGTGATCATCGACAACAACGGGGATCCCAAGGGCACCCGCATCTTCGGCCCCGTTGCCCGGGAGCTTCGGGAGAAGCGCTACATGCGCATCGTCTCCCTGGCCCCGGAAGTCGTGTAG
- the rpsQ gene encoding 30S ribosomal protein S17, which yields MEERTPHRKVRTGVVVSDKMDKTVVVRIDRMSKHSLYGKPVLRVKKYKAHDEANECRIGDRVQIEETRPLSRDKCWRVAEILERAPILGGEAAPSEEE from the coding sequence ATGGAGGAGCGTACACCCCACCGCAAGGTCCGGACCGGCGTCGTCGTCAGCGACAAAATGGACAAGACCGTGGTGGTTCGCATCGATCGCATGTCGAAGCATAGCCTTTACGGGAAGCCGGTCCTTCGTGTGAAGAAATACAAAGCTCACGATGAGGCGAACGAGTGCCGCATCGGAGATCGGGTCCAGATTGAGGAGACTCGGCCCCTGAGCCGCGACAAGTGCTGGCGCGTGGCGGAGATCCTGGAACGGGCCCCGATCCTGGGTGGCGAGGCCGCCCCTTCCGAGGAGGAATAG
- the rpmC gene encoding 50S ribosomal protein L29 has product MDAKELRALSPEELREKHRQSKEELFNLRFQSAVGQLTNTSRIREVKRTIARILTVLRDKETGEVAAGVRR; this is encoded by the coding sequence ATGGATGCGAAGGAACTTCGCGCCCTCTCCCCGGAGGAACTCCGGGAAAAGCATCGCCAGAGCAAGGAAGAGCTGTTTAACCTGCGCTTCCAGAGCGCCGTGGGACAGTTGACCAACACGTCCCGTATCCGTGAAGTGAAGCGGACTATCGCCCGGATTCTCACGGTCCTCCGCGACAAGGAGACCGGGGAAGTGGCCGCGGGTGTGAGGAGGTAG
- the rplP gene encoding 50S ribosomal protein L16, with translation MLSPKRVKYRKPHRSPLRGVSKGATAVDFGEFGLQAQENGWITARQIEAVRVAISRKMKKGGKIWIRIFPDRPLTRKPMETRMGKGKGNVEYWTAAVKRGRVMFEIAGVPREVAVEAFRTASFKLPIKVKMLVREGAGE, from the coding sequence ATGCTGTCGCCGAAACGAGTCAAGTATCGCAAGCCCCATCGCTCTCCCCTGCGGGGCGTTTCCAAGGGCGCCACGGCGGTGGATTTCGGGGAGTTTGGCCTTCAGGCCCAGGAGAACGGCTGGATCACTGCCCGCCAGATTGAGGCGGTTCGTGTGGCCATCTCCCGGAAGATGAAGAAGGGTGGCAAGATCTGGATCCGGATCTTCCCAGACCGCCCCCTTACCCGGAAGCCCATGGAAACCCGTATGGGTAAGGGGAAGGGAAACGTGGAATACTGGACCGCCGCAGTCAAGCGTGGTCGGGTCATGTTCGAGATCGCCGGTGTGCCTCGGGAAGTGGCCGTCGAGGCGTTCCGTACCGCTTCCTTCAAGCTTCCCATCAAGGTCAAGATGCTGGTGCGGGAAGGGGCAGGTGAATGA
- the rpsC gene encoding 30S ribosomal protein S3, with protein MGQKVHPVGYRLGVIYDWESRWYADKKTYAKNLHEDLRLRQWVKKRWGHAGISRIEIERIGNVMRFTVWTARPGVVIGKGGAEIQAVREELQKKTGNRVMINIQEMKNADADAQVVSEGVASSLERRVSFRRAMKQSIFRAMKAGAKGIKIQCSGRLGGAEIARTEWYLEGQLPLSTLRADISYGYAVSRTIYGVIGVKVWIYKGEIIGGAKAQPEAVSRNRG; from the coding sequence GTGGGCCAGAAAGTTCACCCGGTGGGATACCGCCTCGGCGTGATTTACGACTGGGAATCCCGGTGGTACGCCGACAAGAAGACCTACGCGAAGAATCTGCACGAGGACCTGAGGCTGCGCCAATGGGTCAAGAAGCGTTGGGGACACGCAGGCATCAGCCGCATTGAGATCGAGCGCATCGGAAACGTCATGCGCTTTACGGTGTGGACCGCCCGTCCTGGCGTGGTCATCGGCAAGGGTGGCGCGGAGATCCAGGCGGTGCGTGAGGAACTCCAGAAGAAGACCGGCAACAGGGTCATGATCAACATCCAGGAGATGAAGAACGCCGACGCGGATGCCCAGGTGGTTTCCGAAGGGGTGGCTTCTTCCCTGGAGCGGCGGGTCAGCTTTCGCCGGGCCATGAAGCAGTCCATCTTCCGCGCCATGAAGGCCGGGGCAAAGGGCATCAAGATCCAGTGCTCCGGGCGCCTGGGCGGCGCGGAGATTGCCCGCACCGAGTGGTATCTGGAGGGGCAGCTGCCCCTCTCGACGCTCCGGGCGGACATCAGCTACGGGTATGCGGTCAGCCGGACCATCTACGGCGTCATCGGCGTCAAGGTCTGGATCTACAAAGGCGAGATCATTGGCGGCGCCAAGGCGCAGCCCGAGGCGGTTTCGAGGAACAGGGGGTAA
- the rplV gene encoding 50S ribosomal protein L22, which yields MEAKAMAWQVRISATKVRQILPLIRGKKAGEALMTLRYTPKKGAKLVEKVLRSAVANAEHNLGLDMDKLVVVTATADQGTYMKRFRPASMGRAHAFRHHTSHITVVVAER from the coding sequence ATGGAAGCGAAGGCGATGGCGTGGCAGGTTCGCATTTCCGCGACCAAGGTCCGGCAGATTCTTCCCCTGATTCGGGGCAAGAAGGCCGGAGAGGCACTGATGACCCTGCGGTACACCCCCAAGAAGGGTGCGAAACTGGTGGAAAAGGTCCTCCGCAGCGCCGTGGCGAATGCGGAGCACAATCTGGGTCTGGATATGGACAAGCTCGTGGTGGTCACCGCCACGGCGGACCAGGGGACCTACATGAAGCGTTTTCGGCCGGCGTCCATGGGGCGAGCCCATGCTTTCCGGCATCACACGAGCCACATCACCGTGGTCGTGGCCGAACGTTAG
- the rpsS gene encoding 30S ribosomal protein S19, whose product MARSLKKGPYVDAKLLRRVEEMNDSGKKRVLKSWARRSSITPEMVGHTIAVHNGRTHIPVFIGDNMVGHKLGEFAPTRKFGGHAGQERSSKSR is encoded by the coding sequence ATGGCTCGATCGCTGAAAAAGGGGCCCTATGTAGATGCGAAGCTCCTCCGTCGAGTGGAGGAGATGAACGATTCGGGGAAGAAGCGCGTCCTGAAAAGCTGGGCGAGGCGCTCCAGTATCACCCCGGAGATGGTGGGACACACCATCGCGGTGCACAACGGGAGGACCCACATCCCCGTGTTCATCGGCGACAACATGGTGGGACACAAGCTGGGGGAGTTCGCCCCGACCCGCAAGTTCGGCGGCCACGCGGGGCAGGAACGCTCCTCGAAGTCGAGGTAG